GCAGGATGTGCTTGAAGGTGCCGATGACCACGGACTTGGGCGCGGAGATGAGAAAGGAACCGAGGGCCGCGCCGCCGATGATGAGCAGCTCGATGGGCTGCATGAGCACGCCCAAATGGCCGCCTTCCAAAAGGAAGCCGCCGATGACGCAGCCAAGGACAACGACGATGCCGATGATAACGAACATGACCCACCATGCGGGCGCACGTACGGGCCGCCCCGGACTGCCGGGGAGGGGACGGTCGTTTCCCTCCCCGGCGGTGTGAACGCGTTTTTGCCGCGTGGGGCTAGGTGTAGAAAAAACCCGGCCGTGGGGCAAGCGCCCCGCGCGCGAGCGCTATTTGTTGGCGCCGCAGCACTTCTTGTATTTCTTGCCGCTGCCGCAGGGACAGGGATCGTTGCGGCCGATCTTGGGCTCGCTGCGGCGTTTGGGGGCCTTTTTGGGGGCCTCGCCCGTTTCCGCGCCCGAGTACTGGAGGTTGGCCGTGTCGTCCTTGTGCTGGAACTCCTGTTCGGGCGCCTCGCTTCTGATCTGCACCCGGGAAAGGGCCCGGATGGTGGCGTCGCGGATGCTCGTGATCAGGTACTGGAACAGCTCGAAGCCCTCGCGCTTGTACTCCTGCTTGGGGTCCTTCTGGCCGTAGCCGCGAAGGCCGATGCCGTCGCGCAGGTGGTCCATGGCCAGGAGATGTTCCTTCCAGTGCCGGTCCAGGCTGTCGAGCAGGAAGTAGCGGGCGATCTCGCGGTACTGCTGCCCGGCCACGTCGGACAGCTCCTTTTGCCGGGAAAGGGCCTTGTCGAGCACGGCCTTCTTTTCGTCCTCTTCGCCGGTCGTCAGCGCCATCTTGAGGTCAAGCAGGTCCTCGATGAGCGAGCCGGCCGTTTCCAGGTCCTCGGCCTCGTGGTGCCCCTTGGCCGCTTCCAGGGGCGCGAAGATCTCGTCCACGATCTCCTCGATGGCGTCGGTCACGAAGACTTCGGGCTCGGACGTCTCCATGAGTTCGCGCCGGCGGGAGTAGATGACCTCGCGCTGCTGGTTCATGACGTTGTCGTATTCGAGCAGCTGCTTGCGGATTTCGAAGTTGTGGGCTTCCACCCGCTTCTGGGCGTTTTCGATGGCCCGGGAGACCATGCGGTTCTCGATGGGCTCGCCGTCCTCCATGCCGAGCTTGTCCATGATGCCCTTGAGGCGATCGGAGCCGAAAAGGCGCATGAGGTCGTCGTCAAGGGCCAGGTAGAAGCGCGAGGAGCCCGGGTCGCCCTGACGGCCGGAACGGCCGCGCAACTGGTTGTCGATGCGCCGGGACTCGTGGCGCTCGGTGCCGAGGATGTGCAGGCCGCCGAGGTCGGTGACGCCCTCGCCGAGTACGATGTCCGTGCCGCGGCCGGCCATGTTGGTGGCGATGGTGACGCGGCCGGCGTGGCCGGCCTGGGCCACGATCTCGGCTTCCTTCTCGTGGTTCTTGGCGTTTAAGACGTCGTGGGGCACGCCGCTTTTCTTGAGCAGCCCGGAGAGCAGCTCCGACTTTTCGATGGACACCGTGCCGACCAGGACGGGCTGGCCGCGCCCGTGCAGCTCCTTGACGTCCTTGGCGATGGCCGCGAACTTTTCGTGCTGGGTCTTGTAGACGAGGTCCGGGAAGTCCTTGCGGATCATGGGCTGGTTGGTGGGGATGGAGATGACTTCCAGGTCGTAGATCTCGCGGAATTCCACGGCTTCGGTGTCGGCCGTACCGGTCATGCCGCCGAGTTTGTCGTACATGCGGAAGTAATTCTGGAAGGTGATGGTGGCCAGCGTCTGGTTTTCGGCCTCCACGTCCACGTGTTCCTTGGCCTCGAGCGCCTGGTGCAGGCCGTCGGAGTAGCGCCGGCCGGGCATGAGGCGGCCGGTGAACTCGTCGACGATGAGGACCTCGCCGTCTTTCACCACGTAGTCCACGTCGCGCTGGAAGATGTGGTGGGCCTTGAGCGCCTGGAGCACGTGGTGCTGCAGGGTGATGTTGGCGGCGTCGTAGAGGTTGTCGATTTTGAGCACCTGCTCCATGCGGGCCACGCCGTCGTCGGTTAAAAGCACGGTGCGGGCCTTCTCGTCGACGGTGAAGTCCCTCTCCTTGTGCAGCATGGGAATGAAGGCGTCGATGCGGGCGTAGAGGGTCGAGGAATCCTCGGCCTGGCCGGAGATGATGAGCGGGGTTCTGGCTTCGTCGATGAGGATGGAGTCCACTTCGTCGACGATGGCGAAGTTGAGTTCGCGCTGCACGAGCTGTTCCTTGTAGAACTTCATGTTGTCGCGCAGGTAGTCGAAGCCGAACTCGTTGTTGGTGCCGTAGGTGATGTCCGCGTTGTAGGCGGCCTGGCGCTCGGGGTCGTCGAGGCCGTGGACGATGGTGCCGACGGAGAGGCCCAGGAAGTTGTAGAGCTTGCCCATCCAGGCGGCGTCGCGCTTGGCCAGGTAGTCGTTGACGGTAATCAGGTGCACGCCCTTGCCGGACAGGGCGTTAAGGACCACGGGCAGGGTGGCGACGAGGGTTTTGCCTTCACCGGTCTTCATCTCGGCGATCTTGCCCTGGTGCAGGGTGATGCCGCCGATGAGCTGCACGTCGAAGTGGCGCATGCCGAGGGAGCGCACCGAACCCTCGCGCACCAGGGCGAAGGTTTCGGGCAGGATGTCGTCCAGGCCGCGACCTTCCGCCACTTCCTGGCGCAGTTCGGCCACGCGCGCGCGCATCTCCTCGTCGGAGAGGGCTTTGACCTGCGGCTCGAAGGCGTTTATGGCCGCGACCAGCGGGCGCAGCCCCTTGAGATAGCGTTCGTTTCTTGACCCGACGATTTTTCGGGCGATGGTCTTGAGCATCGAATCGACTCCTTTATGGGGCGG
This genomic stretch from Solidesulfovibrio fructosivorans JJ] harbors:
- the secA gene encoding preprotein translocase subunit SecA, producing MLKTIARKIVGSRNERYLKGLRPLVAAINAFEPQVKALSDEEMRARVAELRQEVAEGRGLDDILPETFALVREGSVRSLGMRHFDVQLIGGITLHQGKIAEMKTGEGKTLVATLPVVLNALSGKGVHLITVNDYLAKRDAAWMGKLYNFLGLSVGTIVHGLDDPERQAAYNADITYGTNNEFGFDYLRDNMKFYKEQLVQRELNFAIVDEVDSILIDEARTPLIISGQAEDSSTLYARIDAFIPMLHKERDFTVDEKARTVLLTDDGVARMEQVLKIDNLYDAANITLQHHVLQALKAHHIFQRDVDYVVKDGEVLIVDEFTGRLMPGRRYSDGLHQALEAKEHVDVEAENQTLATITFQNYFRMYDKLGGMTGTADTEAVEFREIYDLEVISIPTNQPMIRKDFPDLVYKTQHEKFAAIAKDVKELHGRGQPVLVGTVSIEKSELLSGLLKKSGVPHDVLNAKNHEKEAEIVAQAGHAGRVTIATNMAGRGTDIVLGEGVTDLGGLHILGTERHESRRIDNQLRGRSGRQGDPGSSRFYLALDDDLMRLFGSDRLKGIMDKLGMEDGEPIENRMVSRAIENAQKRVEAHNFEIRKQLLEYDNVMNQQREVIYSRRRELMETSEPEVFVTDAIEEIVDEIFAPLEAAKGHHEAEDLETAGSLIEDLLDLKMALTTGEEDEKKAVLDKALSRQKELSDVAGQQYREIARYFLLDSLDRHWKEHLLAMDHLRDGIGLRGYGQKDPKQEYKREGFELFQYLITSIRDATIRALSRVQIRSEAPEQEFQHKDDTANLQYSGAETGEAPKKAPKRRSEPKIGRNDPCPCGSGKKYKKCCGANK